One Prosthecomicrobium sp. N25 genomic region harbors:
- a CDS encoding TadE/TadG family type IV pilus assembly protein: protein MSSPLYTKIRDFASGPLARLAGDRRGSIAPMAAILGVVLFGAVGGAIDVSLMLKDRTKLQDLVDSAAIIGARDTTENWKQAAENAFDARAAPFGLTVSQRTFAKANGKLTADAKATISTRFLPLFSLSTFEFVAHSEVSIPGPPAACIYVVGTNDAETLRFNGGADVSLDCEIHVKTTKTNSAVFNNGIKLTTPRVCVEGSKVLDNNVPKLSFVKTSCTTSPDPYAGKLPPDPASLTCKYNGSAKSGTTITMSPGVYCGDTNFNGSPAVKLEPGLYIFKGGKWNVNQGSITGTDVTFYFADASSNLHFNSSVTANLKAPTTGAYANFLFYEKTGLSKSQWTFDAGKHKLEGIIYLPSRDLTYNSGSKESADSVSMVVYSLQLNGTKWDMAGYGTSGTSTITVPYVSK from the coding sequence ATGAGCAGCCCCCTCTACACAAAGATCCGCGATTTCGCCTCCGGTCCGCTGGCCCGCCTCGCCGGCGATCGCCGCGGCAGCATCGCTCCCATGGCCGCCATACTCGGCGTCGTCCTGTTCGGCGCGGTCGGCGGTGCGATCGACGTGTCGCTCATGCTGAAGGACCGGACCAAGCTCCAGGACCTCGTCGACTCGGCGGCCATCATCGGCGCGCGTGACACCACCGAGAACTGGAAGCAAGCGGCCGAGAACGCCTTCGACGCGCGCGCGGCGCCCTTCGGGCTCACCGTGAGCCAGCGGACCTTCGCCAAGGCGAACGGGAAGCTGACCGCAGACGCCAAGGCGACCATCTCGACCCGCTTCCTGCCCCTCTTCTCCCTGTCCACCTTCGAATTCGTGGCGCACAGCGAGGTCTCCATTCCGGGACCGCCCGCCGCCTGCATCTACGTGGTCGGCACCAATGACGCCGAGACTCTCCGGTTCAACGGCGGCGCCGACGTGAGCCTCGACTGCGAGATCCACGTCAAGACGACCAAGACCAACTCGGCCGTGTTCAACAACGGCATCAAGCTCACCACGCCGCGGGTCTGCGTGGAAGGCAGCAAGGTCCTGGACAACAACGTCCCCAAGCTGTCCTTCGTGAAGACGAGTTGCACGACTTCGCCGGACCCCTATGCGGGCAAGCTGCCGCCCGACCCGGCCAGCCTGACCTGCAAGTACAACGGATCAGCCAAGTCCGGCACGACCATCACAATGTCGCCCGGCGTCTACTGCGGCGACACGAACTTCAACGGCTCTCCGGCGGTCAAGCTCGAGCCCGGCCTCTATATCTTCAAGGGCGGGAAGTGGAACGTCAATCAGGGATCCATCACCGGAACCGACGTCACCTTCTACTTCGCCGACGCGAGCTCGAACCTCCATTTCAACTCGAGCGTGACCGCCAACCTGAAGGCGCCGACCACCGGCGCCTACGCCAACTTCCTCTTCTACGAGAAGACGGGCCTTTCGAAGAGCCAGTGGACCTTCGACGCCGGCAAGCACAAGCTGGAAGGCATCATCTACCTGCCGAGTCGCGACCTGACCTACAATTCGGGATCGAAGGAATCCGCCGACAGCGTGAGCATGGTCGTCTACTCGCTGCAGCTGAACGGCACCAAGTGGGACATGGCCGGCTACGGAACAAGCGGGACATCCACCATCACCGTGCCTTACGTCAGCAAGTGA
- a CDS encoding alanine racemase, with amino-acid sequence MQRFETGRQAALALRPDHPVYCFRPSVLAADTRAFLQNFPGKTAYAVKTNGESFVLATVAKAGVTAFDVASPAEFAAAREVAPAAEQLYMHPVKAQSDIRLALESYGIRTLALDHPDEFEKIHRVVQAFDVDPGAVSLFVRIATRGAAAYELSKKFGAAPKEAIELMQRVHRQGYRVGICFHVGSQVEDADTYGSAIATAAQVRAQAKVPLVGLDVGGGFPAPYGRDPRGSQRPVPDPVSLIGEIGRDLERHGFTDLPIVAEPGRVIVARSLSVIVRVMLRDGKRLYINDGIWGSLSDSWTGRITLPARLIPDPARRRRAGKAGVLDDFRICGVTCDSVDILSRPFWLPETVDTGDFIEIGHIGAYSLSLRTRFNGFYPDRFVEVSHPFEDDRDGLEGFANVETWGEVAPEPLSGQDG; translated from the coding sequence ATGCAACGTTTCGAAACCGGCCGCCAAGCAGCCCTGGCGCTTCGGCCGGACCATCCGGTCTACTGCTTCCGTCCGAGCGTGCTGGCGGCGGACACGCGGGCCTTCCTGCAGAACTTCCCCGGCAAGACCGCCTACGCGGTGAAGACGAACGGCGAGAGCTTCGTGCTCGCCACCGTCGCCAAGGCGGGCGTGACGGCCTTCGACGTGGCGTCCCCGGCCGAGTTCGCGGCGGCCCGGGAGGTCGCGCCGGCGGCCGAGCAGCTCTACATGCACCCCGTCAAGGCGCAGTCCGACATCCGGCTGGCGCTCGAGAGCTACGGCATCCGCACCCTCGCACTCGACCATCCGGACGAGTTCGAGAAGATCCACCGGGTGGTGCAGGCCTTCGACGTGGATCCGGGGGCGGTGTCCCTCTTCGTACGCATCGCCACGCGCGGCGCGGCCGCCTACGAGCTCTCCAAGAAGTTCGGCGCGGCTCCGAAGGAGGCGATCGAGCTCATGCAGCGGGTGCACCGGCAGGGCTACCGGGTCGGCATCTGCTTCCACGTCGGCAGCCAGGTCGAGGACGCGGACACCTACGGGTCCGCCATCGCGACCGCCGCGCAGGTGCGCGCCCAGGCGAAGGTGCCGCTCGTCGGGCTCGACGTGGGCGGCGGCTTTCCCGCTCCCTACGGGCGCGATCCCCGGGGCAGCCAGCGGCCGGTCCCGGACCCGGTCAGCCTCATCGGCGAGATCGGCCGCGACCTGGAGCGGCACGGCTTCACGGACCTGCCGATCGTGGCGGAACCCGGCCGGGTGATTGTGGCGCGCTCGCTGTCGGTGATCGTCCGGGTGATGCTCCGGGACGGCAAGCGGCTCTACATCAACGACGGGATCTGGGGGTCGCTGTCGGACTCCTGGACGGGACGGATCACGCTGCCGGCGCGGCTGATCCCGGACCCGGCCCGGCGGCGGCGGGCCGGCAAGGCCGGGGTGCTCGACGATTTCCGGATCTGCGGCGTGACCTGCGATTCCGTCGACATCCTGTCGCGGCCGTTCTGGCTCCCGGAGACCGTCGATACCGGCGACTTCATCGAGATCGGGCACATCGGCGCCTATTCCCTGTCGCTGCGCACCCGGTTCAACGGCTTCTACCCGGACCGTTTCGTCGAGGTCTCGCATCCCTTCGAGGACGACCGCGACGGGCTCGAAGGCTTCGCCAACGTGGAGACCTGGGGCGAAGTCGCGCCGGAGCCGCTCAGCGGACAGGACGGCTGA
- the metF gene encoding methylenetetrahydrofolate reductase [NAD(P)H], protein MTGAQFDTILGRPQAIRVSFEFFPPKTEKMEETLWSCIERLAPLRPNFVSVTYGAGGSTRERTHATVARIVRETRLQPAAHLTCVDATREEVDDVVRSYWAAGVRHIVALRGDPAGGVGARYAPHEGGYASTPDLIRGIREIGDFEISVSGYPEKHPESPDMPADIALLKRKVEAGASRAITQFFFDNDAFERYVDRVRAAGIDIPIIPGIIPVLDFDRTAGFAKRAGASVPAWLAHRFEGLEKDEKTRQLVAATVAAEQCFDLVRRGYRDFHFYTMNRADLVYAICHLLGLRPEREDAAVEAAA, encoded by the coding sequence ATGACCGGCGCCCAGTTCGACACCATCCTCGGCCGCCCGCAGGCGATCCGAGTCTCCTTCGAGTTCTTCCCCCCGAAGACGGAGAAGATGGAGGAGACCCTCTGGTCCTGCATCGAGCGGCTGGCCCCGCTCCGGCCCAACTTCGTCTCGGTCACCTACGGGGCCGGCGGGTCGACCCGCGAGCGCACCCACGCCACGGTGGCGCGCATCGTCCGGGAGACCAGGCTGCAGCCCGCCGCGCATCTCACCTGCGTGGACGCGACGCGGGAGGAGGTCGACGACGTCGTCCGCAGCTACTGGGCGGCCGGAGTGCGCCACATCGTGGCGCTGCGCGGCGATCCTGCCGGCGGCGTCGGGGCCCGCTACGCGCCGCACGAGGGCGGCTACGCCTCCACGCCCGACCTGATCCGAGGCATCCGCGAGATCGGCGATTTCGAGATCTCGGTCTCGGGCTATCCGGAAAAGCACCCGGAGAGCCCGGACATGCCGGCCGACATCGCGCTCCTGAAGCGCAAGGTCGAGGCCGGGGCGAGCCGGGCCATCACCCAGTTCTTCTTCGACAACGACGCGTTCGAGCGCTACGTCGACCGCGTCCGGGCCGCCGGCATCGACATCCCGATCATTCCCGGCATCATTCCGGTGCTCGACTTCGACCGCACCGCCGGCTTCGCCAAGCGCGCCGGCGCGAGCGTGCCGGCCTGGCTCGCCCACCGCTTCGAAGGGCTCGAGAAGGACGAGAAGACGCGCCAGCTGGTCGCCGCCACGGTGGCGGCCGAGCAGTGCTTCGACCTCGTCCGCCGCGGATACCGCGATTTCCACTTCTACACGATGAACCGCGCGGACCTCGTCTACGCCATCTGCCACCTCCTCGGGCTCCGGCCCGAGCGCGAGGACGCGGCGGTGGAGGCGGCGGCCTGA
- the metH gene encoding methionine synthase yields MTKPHLAATLLAKLARERILVIDGAMGTMIQRHRLDEAAYRGARFADWHRDVKGNNDLLTLTQPDIIRSIHAEYLEAGADIVETNTFSSTSIAMADYGMEALAFELNREGARLAREACDAATKADPSRPRFVAGAIGPTNRTASMSPDVNDPGYRAVSFDDLRIAYGEAARGLIEGGADILLVETIFDTLNAKAALFAIEEAFEATGVRLPVMISGTITDLSGRTLSGQTPTAFWYSVRHAQPFSIGLNCALGAKEMRAHIDELGRVADTLVCAYPNAGLPNEFGLYDERPEATAAMLGEFAESGLVNIVGGCCGTTPDHIRAIAAAVAGKAPRRLPELPPRMRLSGLEPFTHAPEIPFVNVGERTNVTGSAKFRKLVTNGDYAAALDVAKSQVEAGATIIDINMDEGLLDSEKAMVTFLNLIAAEPDIAKVPVMIDSSKWSIIEAGLKCVQGKPIVNSISMKEGEAAFLEQARKCRRYGAAVVVMAFDEQGQADTLKRKIEIAKRAYDLLTGTVGFPPEDIVFDPNVFAVATGIEEHNTYGVDFIEATRWIRTNLPHAHVSGGVSNLSFSFRGNDPVREAMHSVFLYHAIQAGMDFGIVNAGQLAVYDDLPADLRDLAEDVVLNRRSDATERLLEAAPRFKHGGGTEKKEADLAWRSWPVEKRLEHALVAGITDFINEDTEEARLRAKRPLDVIEGPLMAGMNVVGDLFGAGKMFLPQVVKSARVMKQAVAWLMPYMEAEKAANGGTGQSTAGRIVMATVKGDVHDIGKNIVGVVLQCNNYEVIDLGVMVPAAKILETARREKADIIGLSGLITPSLDEMCHVASEMEREGMDLPLLIGGATTSRIHTAVKIHPNYRRGQAVYVTDASRAVGVVSSLLGEHRDATVAELRAEYRRIQEGHARGQAEKERVSLAQARANRHVPDFSSFRPVKPTFLGARTVDDVTIGDLVPYIDWTPFFATWELIGRYPAILSDEKVGPAARALYEDARAMLDQMVAENWLTAKGVVGFFPAQAEGDDILLFADEGRRYELARLHTLRQQIGRVGSQRRNLALADFVAPRESGIPDYVGGFAVTAGIGEEAVAARFARANDDYSKILSQALADRLAEAFAEYLHARVRTEFWGYAAGEGLSVNDLIAEKYQGIRPAPGYPAQPDHTEKGTLWRLLDVEARAGITLTESYAMWPGSAVSGLYFAHPESHYFGVGKIERDQVEDYAARKRWDVATAERWLSPILNYDPNALRAAAE; encoded by the coding sequence ATGACCAAGCCGCACCTCGCCGCGACCCTCCTCGCGAAGCTCGCCCGCGAACGGATCCTCGTCATCGACGGGGCGATGGGAACCATGATCCAGCGGCATCGCCTGGACGAGGCCGCCTATCGGGGCGCCCGCTTCGCCGACTGGCACCGGGACGTGAAGGGCAACAACGATCTCCTGACCCTGACCCAGCCGGACATCATCCGCTCGATCCATGCGGAGTACCTGGAGGCCGGCGCCGACATCGTCGAGACCAACACCTTCTCGTCGACCTCGATCGCGATGGCCGACTACGGCATGGAGGCGCTCGCCTTCGAGCTGAACCGGGAGGGCGCGCGCCTCGCCCGCGAGGCCTGCGACGCGGCCACGAAGGCCGATCCGTCACGGCCGCGCTTCGTCGCCGGCGCGATCGGGCCGACCAACCGCACCGCCTCCATGTCGCCCGATGTCAACGACCCGGGCTACCGGGCCGTGTCCTTCGACGACCTCAGGATCGCCTACGGGGAGGCGGCGCGGGGGCTGATCGAGGGCGGGGCCGACATCCTGCTCGTCGAGACCATCTTCGACACCCTCAACGCCAAGGCGGCGCTCTTCGCCATCGAGGAGGCCTTCGAGGCGACCGGCGTCCGGCTGCCTGTGATGATCTCGGGCACCATCACGGACCTCTCCGGCCGCACCCTCTCGGGCCAGACTCCGACTGCCTTCTGGTATTCGGTCCGGCACGCCCAGCCCTTCTCGATCGGCCTGAACTGCGCGCTCGGCGCCAAGGAGATGCGCGCCCACATCGACGAGCTCGGCCGCGTCGCCGACACGCTCGTCTGCGCCTACCCGAACGCCGGCCTGCCGAACGAGTTCGGCCTCTACGACGAGCGCCCGGAGGCGACCGCCGCCATGCTCGGCGAATTCGCCGAGAGCGGGCTCGTCAACATCGTGGGCGGCTGCTGCGGCACGACCCCCGACCACATCCGGGCGATCGCGGCGGCGGTCGCCGGCAAGGCGCCGCGGCGGCTCCCCGAACTGCCCCCGCGCATGCGCCTCTCGGGCCTGGAGCCCTTCACGCACGCGCCCGAGATCCCCTTCGTCAACGTCGGCGAGCGCACGAACGTCACCGGCTCGGCCAAGTTCCGCAAGCTCGTCACCAACGGCGACTACGCGGCCGCCCTGGACGTCGCCAAGAGCCAGGTCGAGGCCGGCGCCACCATCATCGACATCAACATGGACGAGGGCCTGCTCGACTCCGAGAAGGCCATGGTGACGTTTCTCAACCTGATCGCCGCCGAGCCGGACATCGCCAAGGTGCCGGTGATGATCGACAGCTCCAAGTGGTCGATCATCGAGGCCGGCCTGAAGTGCGTGCAGGGCAAGCCGATCGTCAACTCCATCTCGATGAAGGAAGGCGAGGCGGCGTTCCTGGAGCAGGCGCGGAAGTGCCGGCGCTATGGCGCGGCGGTCGTCGTCATGGCCTTCGACGAGCAGGGCCAGGCCGACACGCTGAAGCGGAAGATCGAGATCGCCAAGCGCGCCTACGATCTCCTGACCGGCACGGTCGGCTTCCCGCCGGAGGACATCGTCTTCGATCCGAACGTGTTCGCGGTCGCGACCGGCATCGAGGAGCACAACACCTACGGGGTCGACTTCATCGAGGCGACGCGCTGGATCCGGACCAACCTGCCGCACGCGCACGTGTCGGGCGGCGTCTCCAACCTCAGCTTCTCGTTCCGCGGCAACGATCCCGTCCGCGAGGCGATGCACTCGGTCTTCCTCTATCACGCCATCCAGGCCGGCATGGACTTCGGCATCGTCAACGCGGGCCAGCTCGCGGTCTACGACGACCTGCCGGCGGACCTGCGCGACCTCGCCGAGGACGTTGTGCTGAACCGCCGCTCCGACGCCACGGAGCGCCTGCTCGAGGCCGCGCCGCGCTTCAAGCACGGCGGCGGGACGGAGAAGAAGGAGGCGGACCTGGCCTGGCGCTCCTGGCCGGTGGAGAAGCGGCTCGAGCACGCGCTGGTGGCGGGCATCACCGACTTCATCAACGAGGATACCGAGGAGGCGCGCCTCAGGGCGAAGCGGCCGCTCGACGTCATCGAGGGCCCGCTCATGGCGGGCATGAACGTGGTCGGCGACCTGTTCGGGGCGGGGAAGATGTTCCTGCCGCAGGTGGTCAAGTCCGCGCGCGTGATGAAGCAGGCCGTCGCCTGGCTGATGCCCTACATGGAGGCCGAGAAGGCGGCGAACGGCGGGACGGGCCAGTCCACGGCCGGCCGGATCGTGATGGCGACCGTCAAGGGCGACGTCCACGACATCGGCAAGAACATCGTCGGCGTCGTGCTCCAATGCAACAACTACGAGGTGATCGACCTCGGCGTGATGGTCCCGGCGGCCAAGATCCTGGAGACGGCGCGGCGCGAGAAGGCGGACATCATCGGCCTCTCGGGCCTGATCACGCCGTCGCTCGACGAGATGTGCCACGTGGCGTCCGAGATGGAGCGGGAGGGGATGGACCTGCCCTTGCTCATCGGCGGGGCGACCACCTCGCGCATCCACACGGCCGTGAAGATCCATCCGAACTACCGCCGCGGCCAGGCGGTCTACGTGACCGACGCGAGCCGGGCGGTCGGGGTCGTCTCCTCGCTCCTCGGCGAGCACCGGGACGCGACGGTCGCCGAACTGCGCGCCGAGTACCGGCGGATCCAGGAGGGGCACGCCCGCGGGCAGGCCGAGAAGGAGCGTGTCAGCCTCGCGCAGGCGCGGGCGAACCGGCACGTGCCGGACTTCTCGTCGTTCCGGCCGGTGAAGCCGACCTTCCTCGGGGCTCGCACGGTCGACGACGTGACGATCGGGGACCTCGTGCCCTACATCGACTGGACGCCCTTCTTCGCCACCTGGGAGCTGATCGGCCGCTATCCGGCGATCCTCTCGGACGAGAAGGTGGGGCCGGCGGCGCGCGCGCTCTACGAGGACGCCCGCGCGATGCTCGACCAGATGGTGGCCGAGAACTGGCTGACCGCGAAGGGGGTCGTCGGCTTCTTCCCGGCGCAGGCGGAGGGCGACGACATCCTCCTCTTCGCCGACGAGGGCCGGCGCTACGAGCTCGCGCGCCTCCACACGCTGCGCCAGCAGATCGGCCGGGTGGGGAGCCAACGGCGCAACCTCGCGCTCGCCGACTTCGTCGCGCCGCGCGAGAGCGGCATTCCCGACTATGTTGGCGGCTTCGCGGTGACGGCCGGGATCGGAGAGGAGGCGGTCGCAGCCCGCTTCGCGCGGGCGAACGACGATTATTCGAAAATCCTCAGCCAGGCGCTCGCCGACCGGCTGGCGGAGGCCTTCGCGGAGTACCTCCACGCCCGGGTCAGGACCGAGTTCTGGGGCTATGCGGCCGGGGAGGGGCTCTCGGTCAACGACCTGATCGCCGAGAAGTACCAGGGCATCCGCCCGGCGCCCGGCTATCCGGCGCAGCCCGACCACACCGAGAAGGGGACGCTGTGGCGTCTCCTCGACGTGGAGGCCCGGGCCGGCATCACCTTGACGGAGAGCTACGCCATGTGGCCGGGCTCGGCGGTGTCCGGGCTCTACTTCGCCCACCCGGAGAGCCACTACTTCGGGGTCGGCAAGATCGAGCGGGACCAGGTCGAGGATTACGCGGCGCGCAAGCGCTGGGACGTGGCGACGGCCGAGCGGTGGCTCTCGCCGATCCTCAACTACGATCCGAACGCGTTGCGTGCGGCCGCCGAGTGA
- a CDS encoding SDR family oxidoreductase, with amino-acid sequence MAVVLITGANRGIGLALVRSLAMRGDRILATCRNPGDAEELRALAASPGLDIRVARMDVSSPASIAESRAEIGDGAIDVLVNNAGVMGPRRQSTLDMDFEGWIRAFEINTISPLRVVQTFLPNLRKAPAARILTVSSRMGSLAYNRSDRMAYRSSKAAVNKVMQGLATDLRGEGIAVSVVHPGWVATDMGGNSADLSPDVSAAGIVRVIDKMRALDSPRFYNYDGSELPW; translated from the coding sequence GTGGCGGTTGTCCTGATCACCGGGGCGAACCGGGGAATCGGCTTGGCGCTCGTCAGGAGCCTCGCCATGCGGGGCGACCGCATTCTGGCGACCTGCCGCAATCCCGGCGACGCGGAGGAGCTGCGCGCGCTCGCCGCGAGCCCCGGCCTCGACATCCGGGTCGCGCGCATGGACGTCTCGAGCCCCGCCTCGATCGCCGAGTCGCGCGCGGAGATCGGCGACGGCGCCATCGACGTCCTCGTCAACAATGCCGGCGTCATGGGTCCGCGCCGGCAATCGACGCTGGACATGGACTTCGAGGGCTGGATCCGCGCCTTCGAGATCAACACCATCTCGCCTCTGCGCGTCGTACAGACCTTCCTGCCCAACCTGCGCAAGGCGCCCGCGGCCCGGATTCTGACGGTGTCGAGCCGGATGGGATCGCTCGCCTACAACCGCTCCGACCGCATGGCCTACCGCTCCTCCAAGGCGGCGGTGAACAAGGTCATGCAGGGGCTCGCCACCGACCTCCGCGGCGAGGGCATCGCCGTCTCGGTCGTCCATCCCGGCTGGGTCGCGACCGACATGGGAGGCAACAGCGCCGACCTCTCCCCCGATGTCAGCGCCGCGGGAATCGTGCGCGTGATCGACAAGATGCGAGCGCTCGACAGTCCCCGCTTCTACAACTACGACGGCTCCGAACTGCCCTGGTGA
- a CDS encoding extensin-like domain-containing protein has product MSKRALRIVSLLATALVVTGCSGFFGSWFGPQREAWRSEAESRCLASGQVRVTAYVQAMTEYDGPGACGADRPFRVSAFGDGAVGVRPTASLNCPMTAALDTWIQQVVQPQAMATVGQPVTEIKVLASYGCRRINGRAYGSMSEHAYMNALDVGSFVFADGSEASVLKGYRANGSPAQAFLQGVGAESCSIFNTVIGPDGDAQHQDHFHLDLAQRRSGKYCRGAPAGHGGAMSYAAPGFDPTVLLGVHDHGPDDVHDD; this is encoded by the coding sequence ATGTCGAAGAGAGCTCTCCGTATCGTGTCGCTCCTCGCCACGGCGCTCGTCGTCACGGGCTGCAGCGGCTTCTTCGGATCCTGGTTCGGGCCGCAGCGCGAGGCGTGGCGGTCGGAGGCGGAAAGCCGATGCCTGGCCTCGGGCCAGGTGCGGGTCACCGCCTATGTCCAGGCCATGACCGAATACGACGGTCCCGGCGCCTGCGGGGCCGACCGCCCGTTCCGCGTTTCGGCGTTCGGCGACGGCGCCGTCGGGGTGCGGCCCACCGCCAGCCTCAACTGCCCGATGACGGCCGCGCTCGACACCTGGATACAGCAGGTGGTCCAGCCGCAGGCGATGGCGACCGTCGGCCAGCCCGTGACCGAGATCAAGGTGCTGGCGTCCTATGGCTGCCGGCGGATCAACGGCCGGGCCTATGGCTCCATGTCCGAGCACGCCTACATGAACGCCCTCGACGTCGGCAGCTTCGTGTTCGCGGACGGGAGCGAGGCGAGCGTGCTGAAGGGCTATCGCGCCAACGGCTCGCCCGCCCAGGCCTTCCTGCAGGGGGTCGGGGCGGAGAGCTGCTCGATCTTCAACACGGTAATCGGGCCCGACGGCGACGCGCAGCACCAGGACCATTTCCACCTGGACCTCGCCCAGCGCCGGAGCGGAAAGTACTGCCGGGGCGCCCCGGCCGGGCACGGTGGCGCCATGTCGTATGCCGCGCCGGGCTTCGACCCGACGGTGCTCCTCGGCGTACACGACCACGGGCCCGACGACGTCCACGACGACTGA
- a CDS encoding amidase codes for MDRRFPPPVSALALAADIEAGRLTPRAAVERSIEAIEAHDGLLQAFAETDFDAARRAADTAAGPLAGLCLGVKDIIDAAGLPTGMGSPVYAGHRPPADAPVVALSRRAGAIVVGKTVTTEFAYLHPGPTRNPVRPDHTPGGSSSGSAAAVGAGLVPLALGTQTGGSVIRPAAFCGIAGYKPSFRLIPTIGIKAFSWSLDTVGLFGAGVVDVAFYAAHLTGRDLRVDGAAPGAPRFGIARSHLWHEASGAMRDAVEAAGRRAAKAGARVVDVDLPGIFADAFAAHQTIQDFQAAQALAWEHDHHAARLSPILRETLDLGRALRPEDYDRARRTARQARLALRDLFSDVDVLLTPSAPGAAPEGLGSTGTSIFNRVWTLMGTPAVNVPGLASPDRLPLGVQVVAPFGRDRACLEAARFLEAALGA; via the coding sequence ATGGACCGCCGCTTTCCGCCTCCCGTCTCCGCCCTCGCGCTGGCCGCCGACATCGAGGCCGGGCGCCTGACCCCGCGCGCCGCCGTCGAGCGCTCGATCGAGGCGATCGAGGCTCACGACGGGCTCCTCCAGGCCTTCGCCGAAACCGACTTCGACGCGGCCCGCCGGGCGGCCGACACCGCCGCCGGACCGCTCGCCGGGCTCTGCCTCGGGGTGAAGGACATCATCGACGCGGCCGGCCTGCCGACCGGGATGGGCAGCCCGGTCTATGCCGGCCACCGCCCGCCCGCCGACGCCCCCGTGGTCGCCCTGTCGCGCCGGGCCGGCGCGATCGTGGTCGGCAAGACCGTCACGACCGAGTTCGCCTACCTGCACCCGGGTCCGACCCGCAACCCCGTGCGGCCCGACCACACGCCCGGCGGCTCGTCGTCCGGATCGGCCGCGGCGGTCGGCGCCGGGCTGGTCCCGCTCGCCCTCGGCACCCAGACGGGCGGGTCCGTGATCCGCCCGGCCGCCTTCTGCGGGATCGCCGGCTACAAGCCCTCGTTCCGCCTGATCCCGACCATCGGCATCAAGGCCTTCTCCTGGTCGCTCGACACGGTCGGGCTGTTCGGCGCCGGGGTGGTCGACGTGGCCTTCTACGCCGCCCACCTGACCGGCCGCGATCTCCGGGTCGACGGCGCCGCGCCCGGAGCACCGCGCTTCGGCATCGCCCGCAGCCATCTCTGGCACGAGGCCTCCGGCGCCATGCGCGACGCCGTCGAGGCAGCCGGGCGCAGGGCCGCGAAGGCCGGAGCCAGGGTGGTGGACGTCGACCTTCCGGGCATCTTCGCGGACGCCTTCGCGGCCCACCAGACGATCCAGGATTTCCAGGCCGCCCAGGCCCTCGCCTGGGAGCACGACCACCACGCCGCCCGCCTCTCCCCCATCCTGAGGGAGACGCTCGACCTCGGACGCGCCCTGCGCCCGGAGGACTACGACCGCGCCCGCCGCACCGCCCGGCAGGCCCGCCTGGCGCTCCGCGACCTCTTCTCCGACGTCGACGTGCTGCTCACGCCCTCCGCTCCCGGCGCCGCCCCCGAGGGCCTCGGGTCCACCGGCACGTCCATCTTCAACCGGGTCTGGACCCTGATGGGCACGCCGGCCGTCAACGTGCCCGGCCTCGCGAGCCCGGACCGTCTGCCGCTCGGGGTTCAGGTCGTGGCGCCCTTCGGCCGCGACAGGGCCTGCCTGGAGGCCGCACGCTTCCTGGAGGCGGCGCTCGGGGCCTGA
- a CDS encoding glutathione S-transferase N-terminal domain-containing protein, producing MFTLYTWTTPNGRKVSIALEEMELAYETKAINIGKGEQFDPGFLKIAPNNRIPAIVDHDAEGGPLALFESGAILIYLAEKTGRFLPASGAARYHVLQWLNWQMGGVGPMFGQANHFVKFAPEKIPYGMTRYLKETIRLLGVADRQLADNAHLAGAEYSIADMITYPWFVSAYTGLGPQLAAEGLPEFANVKRWMDAVAARPAVQRGMAVPKV from the coding sequence ATGTTCACCCTCTACACCTGGACCACCCCGAACGGCCGCAAGGTCTCCATCGCGCTCGAGGAGATGGAACTCGCCTACGAGACGAAGGCGATCAACATCGGCAAGGGCGAGCAGTTCGATCCGGGCTTCCTGAAGATCGCACCCAACAACCGCATTCCGGCGATCGTCGACCACGACGCCGAGGGCGGCCCCCTCGCGCTCTTCGAGTCCGGCGCCATCCTGATCTACCTCGCCGAGAAGACCGGCCGTTTCCTCCCCGCTTCGGGCGCCGCGCGCTACCACGTGCTGCAGTGGCTGAACTGGCAGATGGGCGGTGTCGGCCCGATGTTCGGCCAGGCCAATCATTTCGTGAAATTCGCGCCGGAGAAGATCCCCTACGGCATGACCCGCTATCTCAAGGAGACGATCCGCCTCCTCGGGGTCGCCGACAGGCAGCTGGCCGACAACGCCCACCTCGCCGGCGCCGAGTACTCGATCGCCGACATGATCACCTACCCCTGGTTCGTCAGCGCCTACACGGGCCTCGGCCCCCAACTGGCCGCCGAGGGCCTGCCCGAGTTCGCCAACGTCAAGCGCTGGATGGACGCGGTTGCGGCCCGTCCGGCGGTCCAGCGCGGCATGGCTGTCCCCAAGGTCTGA
- a CDS encoding DUF2798 domain-containing protein, with amino-acid sequence MQGKARYIFPASMAFFMSFFMSGVITAFNLGVDAAFPLHWMQAWALAFPLATLAAFVSAPIAGRITRYIVARLERPAA; translated from the coding sequence ATGCAAGGCAAGGCCCGCTACATCTTCCCGGCCTCGATGGCCTTCTTCATGTCCTTCTTCATGTCGGGCGTGATCACCGCCTTCAACCTCGGCGTCGACGCCGCCTTCCCGCTCCACTGGATGCAGGCCTGGGCCCTCGCCTTCCCGCTGGCCACCCTAGCGGCCTTCGTCTCCGCGCCGATCGCCGGCCGCATCACCCGCTACATCGTCGCCCGCCTCGAGCGCCCCGCAGCATGA